CGAGCTCAGTTGGCTCGACTTCAATGCGCGCGTGCTCGAGGAAGCGCTCGATACCCGCGTCCCGTTGCTGGAGCGCCTCAAGTTCCTGGCAATCTTCAGTACGAATCTGGACGAGTTCTACATGGTGCGTGTAGCGGGCCTGCGCCGAAAGGTCACGTCGGGCGCGCCGCAGTATCCGCCCGATCCACTCTCGCCCCCCGAACAGCTCGACGCCATTCGCACGCGGGTGCACGAGTTGCTGCAGCGCCGGCATCACGCGTTGCACGCGCTCGTGTTGCCGGCACTCGAAGAGAAGGGCGTCAAGCTGGTGCCGATGGCGTCGCTCGAAGACGACGAGCGCGAGCGCGTGCACGCGTATTTCGAGTCGCAGGTGTTCCCGGTTCTCACCCCGCTGGCGGTGGACCCGGGACATCCGTTTCCGTACATCTCGAATCTGTCGCTCTCACTGGCGGTGGACATCGGCGATCCGGAGAGTGGGAAGGAGCATTTTGCGCGCGTGAAAGTTCCGCGGTCGCTCCCGCGTTGGGTGCCGATCGAGCGCGCGGGCGAGCATTGCTTTGTGCCGCTGGAAGAGGTGATCGGCGAACATCTCGGGACGCTGTTTCCGGGCATGGAGGTGAAGCGTTGGTTCACCTTCCGCATCACGCGCTACTCGGATCTCGACCTTGGCCAGATCGACCAGCCGGAGGACCTGCTGGAAACGATCGAGCAGCAGGTCTTTCAGCGCCGGTTCGGTGAGGTAGTACGCCTGGAAGTGCAGCGCGATATGCCGCAGTCGATGCGACAGCTGCTGTTGGAAGAGCTCAGCGAGAGCGAGACGCAGCTGGTCGCGCCGCTCAGTGCGCGCGATGTGCATGATCGCGACGACTTGCTGGAGCTCGGAGATCTGTTGCAGATCGCCGGCATCGAGGTGCCCGAACTGCGCGACGCGCCCTACACGCCGGTGGTCCCGGCGCCGTTCCGCGATGGCCGCAACATCTTCGAGGTGATCCGCGAGCGCGACGTGCTGGTGCATCACCCGTACGAGTCGTTCAGTTCGTCGGTGGAGGCGTTCCTCGAAGCGGCGTCGAGCGATCCGCAAGTGCTCGCCATCAAGCTCACGTTGTACCGCACCTCGGGCGACACCGCGATCGTGCGGGCACTCACCGAGGCGGCCGAAGCCGGCAAACAGGTGGCGGTCATCATCGAGCTGCAGGCGCGCTTCGACGAGCAGAACAACATCACGTTCGCGCGTACGATGGAAAGCTACGGCATCCACGTGGCCTACGGACTGCCCGGGCTCAAGACGCACGCGAAGACGGTGTTGGTGGTGCGGCGCGATGCCGACGGTATCCGGCGCTACGTGCATGTCAGTACCGGCAATTACAACTCGAAGACGGCGCGGTTGTACACCGACATCGGCCTGTTCACCTGTAATCCGCAGATCGGCGCCGATTCCAGCGACCTGTTCAACTCGCTCACCGGCGTCTCGCGCCAGAAGTTCTATCGACGCCTGATCATGGCGCCGGCGAATCTGCGCAAGCGGACGCTCGAACTGATCGAGCGCGAGTCGGCGCACGCCAAAGCCGGGCGCGGCGGGCGCATCGTCGCCAAGATGAATGCCTTGGTCGATCCCGAAGTCATCGCGGCGCTGTATCGCGCGTCGCAGGCCGGGGTCGAGATCGATCTGATCGTGCGTGGCATCTGTTGTTTGCTGCCGGGGCTCCGCGGGGTGAGCGATCGTATTCGCGTCGTCAGCATCATCGGTCGTTTCCTCGAGCACTCGCGGATCGCCTTCTTCTCGAACGGCGGGAACCCCGAGTACTACATCGGATCGGCCGACTGGATGCCGCGAAACTTCGATCGCCGCGTTGAAGCCATGACGCCGATCGAGGACGTGGCATGGCACGGCCGATTGCAGCGCGTGCTCGAAACGTGTCTGGCCGACAACCGACAGGCGTGGGAGCTTGGTGCCGACGGTACGTATCGCCGTCGGGTTCCGGATGACGCCGACGTACGCGCGACGCATGCCACGCTGATGCGCGACCCCTGGGGGGCAGCGGATGCCAAGGGGGCGGGCAAGACGGCTACCAAGCGGAAGCGCACGAAGGCGTCGGACCTGGCGGAGTCGGACTGAACGACAGACGAGACGGCGCGTCTACTCGCCGTCTCCGTCGTCGTCGGCACTGATCTCGGTGCCATCCGGCGCGACCACGATGATCGGTCGGCCCAAGACTTCCTCGAGCAGCTGTCGCTTGCGGCTCGCGCCCCAGCACTCGAGGCGCACGTTCGTGGCGCCCTCGGCTTCCACCACACTCACCCGCAGTGCGTCGCTGGTCAGCTTCACGCGCAGTGCGCCGACCGCCGCCACGTGGCCTCGGTCCATGCCGTCGGCGAAGCGCAGCAGCGCGGCCAGCTTTACCACGCGATCTCGCGTCGCGCGGTCGAGCTGCGCGAAGCCGCGGTGCTTGGTCTTGGGCGACGTGCCGCGGTGATAGCGGGCGACATGCGCGACCACGATCTGCTGCGCCGGCGTCATGCCCAGGAGCTCCGCATGCGAAATCAGGTGAAACGAATGCTTGTGGTGTTTCTCGTAGTTGATATGGTACCCCACATCGTGCAGCAGCGCGGCGTCGGCAAGTAGTCGGCGATCGTCGGCGCCCAGCTGGAGGCGTGGCGCGAGCGCGTCGAACAGCTGCAGCGACAACGCCTGCACTTGGCGCGCATGCGGCTCTTCGTAGTGACAGCGTTCGGCGAACTCACGCACCGAGCGCTCGCGTGCGACGCCGGGATCGGCCACTACGGGCGTTACGCGCGCGGCTTCCAGCAGCAGGCCTTCACGAATGCCGTACGCCGACGCCAGCAAATCGCGCGGGTCAAAGCGCGACAGGACTTCGGCGGCGACGGCGAGTCCAGCTACGATGATGTCGGCGCGCGCCGGGTTGAGTCCCGGCACATGCGCGCGTTCATGCGACTCGAGTCGCTGCAGCCAATCGAGCACGTGCTCCAGTTCCACGCGCGTCACGCGCGTCCCGTGCGGTGAGCGCACCGCGACGTGCTGTCGCGACAATACGATGCCGGCGAGGTTCGTGAACGTGCCGCCCGAGCCGATCACCTGCGCCCCGCGCCAATCTTTCACCGGCACCGAGCGCCGGAGGCCGTCGCGCACATGCTCGCGCAGCGCGCGCACGCGACGCGGCGTCACCTTGGGGGAGAGAAAGCGTTCCGTGAGCCGGACGGCGCCGAACGGAAGCGACGCCACCCGCTCGATGAGGCCGTCTTTCGCCAGCACGAGCTCCAGCGAGCCGCCCCCGATGTCCATCACCACCGTACGGCCGGCGCCCAACTCGAAATGCGCGAGTGCACTGCGGAAGCAGAGCAGCGCTTCTTCCTCGCCACTCAGAATACGGACGCTGCGGCCGGTCAGCGCTTGGACCTGCTCGGTGAAGTCGGCGCCATTGGCGGCATCACGCACGGCGCTGGTGGCCACGATCTCAATGCGCTCGGCACCCAGCTGGCCGGCCAACGTCACCATGCGCTGCACCGCAGTCACGGCCGCATCGATCGCCGTCGTCGACAGGGAGCCGGTAGCCTCGAGTCCTTCTCCCAGCCGCGGCATCGCCTTCATCTCGTCCACCACGCGGATCTGCCCGGTGGGGGACACGTCCGCCACGATCTGGCGGACCGAGTTGGAGCCGATGTCGATCGCGGCGATCCGGATGTCGGTCGATGCGGTCGTGCTTGGTGCCGTCATGTCGAGTCGCTGGAAGAAGGCGTTGGGGCGTCCTCGTCGAACCGATGACGGATCTGCTTCCCCTCGGCAAGATACACGGCGTCTTCCCCGATGTTGGTGGCCAGATCGGCCACCCGCTCCAGATTCCGGCTCACCAACAGGAGTTCGAGTGATGGGGCGATGCTTTGTGGGTCGCCCATCATGTCGGCCAGCAGCGCGCGGAAGATGCCCTCGTGCTGGGCGTCGACGTCGTCATCGGCCTTACCCACCGCCCGGCCGAGGGCGCCATCGCCGCGGATGAAGGCGTCGAGCGAGTCGCTGAGCATGGCTCGCGCCCGCCTAGCCATATCCGCGAGCGCCGGAACGGCCGGGACGGCGACGCGCTGATCCACCAAGCGCACCGCACATTGCGCAATGTTCACGGCGTGATCTCCCACGCGCTCGAGGTCGCTCGAGACCTTGATGGCGCCAATCAGGAACCGGAGGTCGCGGGCCATCGGCTGCTGCAGCGCCAGCATGGCGATGGCCTGATTCTCCGCCTCCACCTCGAGCCGGTCGAGTTCTTCGTCGGCCTCGATGACGGCGATGGCCTTGTCGCGGTCGCGCTCGAGCAGCGCTTCAACCGACAGCGCCACCAGCGATTCCGCACGCTCGGACATATCGAGCAGCCGCTGCTTCAGCAGGGCAAGTTCGTCGTGGAAATGTCGGTAGCCGGCGGGGGCATTGCGCATCAGCCGAACCTCCCTGTGATGAACGCTTCGGTGCGTGAATCGGCCGGACGCGTGAACAGCAGATCCGTGGCGGCGTCTTCCACCAGCACGCCGTCCACCAATAACGCCGTGCGCCGGGACACGCGCGCCGCCTGATGCAGGTTATGGGTCACGATGATGATGGTGAGGTCCTGTTGAAGGTCGTACAGGAGTTCTTCGATGCGCTGCGTGGCCTGCGGATCGAGCGCGCTGGTCGGTTCGTCCAGCAGCAACAGGGACGGCCGATTGGCGAGCGCGCGTGCGATGCAGAGCCGCTGCTGTTGTCCACCGGATAGCGTGAGCGCGTTGTCGCGCAGGCGATCCTTGACCTCGTCCCAGAGTGCGGCGCGACGCAGCGCGTCTTCGACGCTGTCGTCGAGGGCGCGACCGGCCGCGCCGGTGTTGAGGCGCGGCCCGTAGGCCACGTTGTCGAAGACCGAACGCGGAAACGGATTCGACCGTTGAAACACCATGCCCACACGCTGGCGCAGTTCACTCACGTCGACGGCAGGATCGTACACATTGTCCCCGTCGAGCAGGAGCCGTCCAGCATGACGCGCCCCTGGCAGCTCGTCGTTGAGCCGGTTGATGGCGCGCAACAACGTGCTCTTGCCCGACCCGGATGGACCGATGAGCGCGGTGACGGACCGCGGGCGGACCGCGAAGTCGACATTGTGCAACGCGGGCGCCGCACCGAACCACGCGGAGAAGCGCTCGAGAACGACGGCGCCAGGAAGGCCGTGGATGTCGGTGATCATCCGAAGCGGCCCGTGATATAGGCTTCGGTGCGCGCGTCGGTCGGCGTGGTGAACAGCTGACGGGTCGGCGCACACTCCACTACACGACCATCGAGCAGAAACGCGGTGACGTCGGAGATGCGCGCGGCCTGCTGCATGTTGTGCGTCACCATAATGACGGTGACGGTATCGCGCAGGTCGTACAGCAGCTCTTCGATGCGTTGCGTGCCCATGGGATCGAGCGATGCCGTCGGCTCGTCGAGCAGCAGCACGTCGGGTTGCACCGCGAGTGCGCGCGCGATGCACAGTCGTTGTTGCTGACCGCCGGATAAGGCCATGGCCGACCCGAAGAGTCGGTCGACCACCTCACGCCACAGTCCGGCGCGCTGCAGCGCGAGTTCCACGAGTCCTTCCAGCTCACTCGGTGGCAAAGAACGACGTTGCGCACGCAGTCCCGAGGCCACGTTGTCGAACACGGAGAGCGTGACGAAGGGCGTGGGTCGCTGAAAGACCATGCCGACGCGGCGGCGCAGGGCGATGACGTCGGCACGAGGTGAATAGGCTGAGAACGCGCCGATCGATACGTCGCCACTCACGAAAGCGCCCTCATCGAGCTCGTGCAGCCGATTGATGCATCGCAACACGGTGCTCTTGCCGCACCCGGACGGACCGACGATGGCCAGCACGCGACCGGCCGGCGCTTCGACGGTGATCTGTCGCAGCACGCTACGATCGGCGAATCCCGCTGAGAGGTTGCCGAGGCGCACGGGCGGTGCGGCGACGGCCGCGAGGGACAGCTCATTCATCGACGCGACCCACACGCGGCGTGACCGCCGACAACAGCTTGGCGCGGGCCCCCACGACGGCGCGACCAATGACGCTGATGATGGTGACAAGGATGAGCAACACCAGGGCGCCGGCCCACGCTTGTGCGCGCCACTCGTCGTAGGGGCTCTGCGCGTAGGAATAGATCTGCAGCGGCAGCGCGGCGATTGGTCGAGACGGATCGACGGACCAGAACGGGTTGCCGAAGGCGGTGAAGAGCAGCGGGGCTGTTTCGCCGGCCGCGCGGGACATCGCGATCAACACGGCCGTCACGATGCCGGGCATCGCCGTGCGTAGCACGACCGTCAGTGCGGTTCGCCAGCGCGAGAAGCCAAGCGCCAAAGCTGCTTCCGTGAGGGCGACGGGCACGAGTCGTACCATCTCTTCGGTGGCCCTGGCCACGAGCGGCAGGACCAGCAACCCCAAGGCGATGCCGCCGGCCCACGCTGAGAAATGTCCGGATGGACGGACGATCAATTCCCACGCGAAGATGCCGAGCACGATGGATGGAAGACCGCTCAGCACATCGGCCAACAATCGCACGACCTGCGCGAATCGGCCGCGACGGTGTTCCGCGAGATACAAGCCCGCCCCGATGCCGATCGGAACGGCTACCGACATGGCGATGGCCACGAGCAGGATCGATCCCATGATCGCGTTCGCAACGCCACCGCCACGGACGCCCGGTGGCGACGGCATCTGCGTGAAGAACGTGGGGGTGAGCTGGCCGAGCCCGTTCAGCAGCAGTTGCGCCAGAATGAGTACAAGCGGAATCACCGCCACGGCGGCGGCGATCCACGTGAACACGGTCATGACCTGCCCGCGGCGTTTGCGCTGGCGCGCGCGCGTGGTCATGTCCACCGTGAACCGGGCAACCCGGTCGCCACGCGCTGTACCAGCCACCGGGCCAGCACATTCACCAGCAGCGTGATGAGCAGCAGCAGGGCCGCCACGGCCATCAGGGCGGACAAATGCGCATCGCTCGAGGCTTCGGCAAATTCATTGGCCAGCAGCGACGCCATGGTATACGCCGGATCGAACAACGAGTCGGGAATGGCGTGTCGGTTGCCGATGACCATCGCGACCGCGA
This region of Gemmatimonas groenlandica genomic DNA includes:
- the ppk1 gene encoding polyphosphate kinase 1, producing MPYLNRELSWLDFNARVLEEALDTRVPLLERLKFLAIFSTNLDEFYMVRVAGLRRKVTSGAPQYPPDPLSPPEQLDAIRTRVHELLQRRHHALHALVLPALEEKGVKLVPMASLEDDERERVHAYFESQVFPVLTPLAVDPGHPFPYISNLSLSLAVDIGDPESGKEHFARVKVPRSLPRWVPIERAGEHCFVPLEEVIGEHLGTLFPGMEVKRWFTFRITRYSDLDLGQIDQPEDLLETIEQQVFQRRFGEVVRLEVQRDMPQSMRQLLLEELSESETQLVAPLSARDVHDRDDLLELGDLLQIAGIEVPELRDAPYTPVVPAPFRDGRNIFEVIRERDVLVHHPYESFSSSVEAFLEAASSDPQVLAIKLTLYRTSGDTAIVRALTEAAEAGKQVAVIIELQARFDEQNNITFARTMESYGIHVAYGLPGLKTHAKTVLVVRRDADGIRRYVHVSTGNYNSKTARLYTDIGLFTCNPQIGADSSDLFNSLTGVSRQKFYRRLIMAPANLRKRTLELIERESAHAKAGRGGRIVAKMNALVDPEVIAALYRASQAGVEIDLIVRGICCLLPGLRGVSDRIRVVSIIGRFLEHSRIAFFSNGGNPEYYIGSADWMPRNFDRRVEAMTPIEDVAWHGRLQRVLETCLADNRQAWELGADGTYRRRVPDDADVRATHATLMRDPWGAADAKGAGKTATKRKRTKASDLAESD
- a CDS encoding Ppx/GppA phosphatase family protein — translated: MTAPSTTASTDIRIAAIDIGSNSVRQIVADVSPTGQIRVVDEMKAMPRLGEGLEATGSLSTTAIDAAVTAVQRMVTLAGQLGAERIEIVATSAVRDAANGADFTEQVQALTGRSVRILSGEEEALLCFRSALAHFELGAGRTVVMDIGGGSLELVLAKDGLIERVASLPFGAVRLTERFLSPKVTPRRVRALREHVRDGLRRSVPVKDWRGAQVIGSGGTFTNLAGIVLSRQHVAVRSPHGTRVTRVELEHVLDWLQRLESHERAHVPGLNPARADIIVAGLAVAAEVLSRFDPRDLLASAYGIREGLLLEAARVTPVVADPGVARERSVREFAERCHYEEPHARQVQALSLQLFDALAPRLQLGADDRRLLADAALLHDVGYHINYEKHHKHSFHLISHAELLGMTPAQQIVVAHVARYHRGTSPKTKHRGFAQLDRATRDRVVKLAALLRFADGMDRGHVAAVGALRVKLTSDALRVSVVEAEGATNVRLECWGASRKRQLLEEVLGRPIIVVAPDGTEISADDDGDGE
- the phoU gene encoding phosphate signaling complex protein PhoU; the encoded protein is MRNAPAGYRHFHDELALLKQRLLDMSERAESLVALSVEALLERDRDKAIAVIEADEELDRLEVEAENQAIAMLALQQPMARDLRFLIGAIKVSSDLERVGDHAVNIAQCAVRLVDQRVAVPAVPALADMARRARAMLSDSLDAFIRGDGALGRAVGKADDDVDAQHEGIFRALLADMMGDPQSIAPSLELLLVSRNLERVADLATNIGEDAVYLAEGKQIRHRFDEDAPTPSSSDST
- the pstB gene encoding phosphate ABC transporter ATP-binding protein PstB, whose product is MITDIHGLPGAVVLERFSAWFGAAPALHNVDFAVRPRSVTALIGPSGSGKSTLLRAINRLNDELPGARHAGRLLLDGDNVYDPAVDVSELRQRVGMVFQRSNPFPRSVFDNVAYGPRLNTGAAGRALDDSVEDALRRAALWDEVKDRLRDNALTLSGGQQQRLCIARALANRPSLLLLDEPTSALDPQATQRIEELLYDLQQDLTIIIVTHNLHQAARVSRRTALLVDGVLVEDAATDLLFTRPADSRTEAFITGRFG
- a CDS encoding phosphate ABC transporter ATP-binding protein → MNELSLAAVAAPPVRLGNLSAGFADRSVLRQITVEAPAGRVLAIVGPSGCGKSTVLRCINRLHELDEGAFVSGDVSIGAFSAYSPRADVIALRRRVGMVFQRPTPFVTLSVFDNVASGLRAQRRSLPPSELEGLVELALQRAGLWREVVDRLFGSAMALSGGQQQRLCIARALAVQPDVLLLDEPTASLDPMGTQRIEELLYDLRDTVTVIMVTHNMQQAARISDVTAFLLDGRVVECAPTRQLFTTPTDARTEAYITGRFG
- the pstA gene encoding phosphate ABC transporter permease PstA, with the protein product MTTRARQRKRRGQVMTVFTWIAAAVAVIPLVLILAQLLLNGLGQLTPTFFTQMPSPPGVRGGGVANAIMGSILLVAIAMSVAVPIGIGAGLYLAEHRRGRFAQVVRLLADVLSGLPSIVLGIFAWELIVRPSGHFSAWAGGIALGLLVLPLVARATEEMVRLVPVALTEAALALGFSRWRTALTVVLRTAMPGIVTAVLIAMSRAAGETAPLLFTAFGNPFWSVDPSRPIAALPLQIYSYAQSPYDEWRAQAWAGALVLLILVTIISVIGRAVVGARAKLLSAVTPRVGRVDE